In Lacrimispora indolis DSM 755, a genomic segment contains:
- the dusB gene encoding tRNA dihydrouridine synthase DusB — MKLRIGNVTLDNNLILAPMAGVTDLPFRFLCREQGCGMAVTEMVSAKAVLYKNRNTKELLKVADGEGPVSLQLFGSDPEILADIAAQVEEGPYAFIDVNMGCPMPKIVNNGEGSALMKDIRLAERILTAMVKAVKKPVTVKFRKGFTEEDCNAVEFAKMAEGCGVAAVAVHGRTREQYYSGTADWNIIRKVKEAVEIPVIGNGDVFKPEDARDLMDKTGCDGVMIARGAKGNPWIFSRTLHYLETGELLPGPTREEISKMIIRHGTLEMEHKGESVAMREMRGHMAWYTAGLPHSAKLRNDINQVGTMDELRKFAEERIGKIRSDKWNQE, encoded by the coding sequence GTGAAGCTTAGAATTGGAAATGTGACGTTGGACAACAACCTGATACTGGCACCGATGGCAGGGGTTACAGACCTGCCATTTCGTTTTCTCTGCAGGGAACAGGGCTGCGGCATGGCAGTGACGGAAATGGTCAGTGCCAAGGCGGTTTTATATAAAAACAGAAACACAAAAGAACTGCTGAAAGTAGCTGATGGAGAAGGCCCTGTAAGCCTCCAGCTATTTGGCTCTGACCCGGAGATCCTGGCAGATATTGCGGCCCAGGTGGAAGAGGGACCTTATGCGTTCATTGACGTAAACATGGGCTGTCCTATGCCCAAGATCGTAAATAACGGAGAAGGGTCAGCACTTATGAAGGATATCAGGCTTGCAGAGCGCATTTTGACAGCCATGGTAAAGGCTGTTAAAAAGCCTGTGACCGTAAAATTCAGAAAGGGTTTTACAGAAGAGGACTGCAATGCCGTGGAGTTCGCTAAAATGGCGGAAGGCTGCGGAGTGGCAGCAGTAGCTGTTCACGGAAGAACCAGGGAACAGTATTATTCAGGAACAGCGGACTGGAATATTATAAGGAAGGTAAAGGAAGCTGTGGAGATTCCGGTCATTGGAAACGGCGATGTATTTAAGCCGGAGGATGCCAGGGATCTTATGGATAAAACAGGCTGTGACGGGGTGATGATCGCCAGGGGAGCCAAGGGAAATCCCTGGATCTTTTCAAGGACCCTTCACTATCTGGAAACAGGAGAGCTGCTTCCTGGACCTACCAGAGAGGAGATATCTAAGATGATCATCCGCCACGGAACCCTTGAAATGGAGCACAAAGGAGAGTCTGTGGCCATGCGCGAGATGCGCGGGCACATGGCATGGTACACTGCCGGCCTGCCCCATTCCGCAAAGCTAAGAAACGATATCAACCAGGTGGGAACCATGGATGAATTGAGAAAATTTGCGGAAGAAAGGATCGGAAAAATCCGGTCAGATAAATGGAATCAGGAGTAG
- a CDS encoding sugar phosphate isomerase/epimerase family protein, protein MQIGIRLHDVAPGTLEERVKTAHEQGFTCVHLALAKTVKEHSVENSALTPGYATYLRKKFAEHDVDIAVLGCYLNLAHPDPEEIKKIQERYFAHLRFASMLGCSVVGTETGAPNEEYRYEPACHSEEALQTFITNLRPVVECAEKFGVIIAIEPVWSHIVYNSKQALKVLKAIGSPNLRIILDPVNLLSAENSEQYEQVIAEAIEDLGRYTDVLHMKDFVVENGRIVSGAPGTGVMKYDVIMDFVKKEKPYIQMTIEDSKPDNAEWSREFLENYGG, encoded by the coding sequence ATGCAGATTGGAATCCGGTTACACGATGTGGCACCAGGGACCCTGGAGGAACGGGTGAAGACCGCCCATGAGCAGGGGTTTACCTGTGTCCATTTGGCCCTGGCAAAGACAGTAAAAGAGCATTCCGTGGAGAATTCCGCCCTGACACCGGGATATGCCACTTATTTGCGTAAGAAGTTTGCGGAGCATGATGTGGATATTGCAGTCCTGGGCTGCTATTTGAATCTGGCCCATCCGGACCCAGAAGAAATCAAAAAGATCCAGGAGCGTTATTTCGCCCATCTGCGTTTTGCTTCTATGTTGGGCTGCAGCGTTGTTGGAACCGAAACAGGTGCGCCTAATGAGGAGTATCGTTATGAGCCGGCCTGTCACTCGGAGGAAGCGCTTCAGACTTTTATCACAAATCTGCGGCCGGTTGTGGAATGTGCGGAAAAGTTCGGGGTGATCATTGCTATTGAGCCGGTGTGGAGTCACATTGTATATAACTCCAAGCAGGCACTGAAGGTGCTTAAGGCTATTGGCTCGCCTAATTTAAGAATTATCCTGGATCCGGTAAATCTTTTGTCAGCGGAAAACAGTGAACAGTATGAGCAGGTGATTGCAGAGGCCATTGAGGATTTAGGCCGGTATACGGATGTCCTACATATGAAAGATTTTGTGGTGGAAAACGGCCGGATCGTTTCCGGCGCTCCGGGAACCGGAGTCATGAAATATGATGTGATCATGGATTTTGTGAAAAAAGAAAAGCCGTATATTCAGATGACCATTGAGGACAGCAAGCCGGATAATGCGGAGTGGTCCAGGGAATTTCTTGAAAATTATGGCGGTTAA
- a CDS encoding glycoside hydrolase family 28 protein, whose translation MELKIVFKTARSVTVETVTRQLYEFETPGKILVNGKEFGETKRVIFTLFDLKPDMDYNISLERNGERAEVSFRTDYEFVTLNVKDVGAKGDGIQNDTSFIQAAIMACPKDSRVLIPKGRYRITSLFLKSHLRLELAEGAELLADTDRYKYPRFPGMIESYDEKEDYNLGTWEGNPLPMFAGIITGIDAEDVVIYGPGLINGQASFDNWWDNVRQMKVAFRPRTVFLERCKNVVLQGFSLKNSPAWVLHPYFSQDLKFLNLDIENPADSPNTDGLDPESCKDVEILGLHFSLGDDCIAVKSGKIYMGRKYQTPSENILIRQCLMENGHGAVTVGSEVGAGVKNIRVECCLFRNTDRGLRIKTRRGRGKDSVLSDIYFDHIHMDHVMTPFVVNSFYFCDPDGKSDYVQCREALTVDERTPEIKRLSFTNIKAENCHVAASFLYGLPERKIERIEFKNVDISFADNAKAGAPAMLSGVEDCRKKGFLISNVDTLICDHVKISGQEGEAFELSDINHYEVR comes from the coding sequence ATGGAATTAAAAATTGTCTTTAAAACGGCACGGTCTGTGACCGTGGAAACGGTGACCCGGCAGCTCTATGAATTTGAAACGCCGGGAAAGATCCTGGTAAACGGAAAAGAATTTGGAGAAACAAAGCGGGTCATATTTACCCTGTTTGACTTAAAGCCGGATATGGATTATAATATTTCTCTGGAAAGAAATGGAGAAAGAGCGGAAGTAAGCTTCCGTACTGATTATGAATTTGTGACGTTAAATGTAAAAGATGTTGGGGCGAAAGGAGATGGGATCCAGAATGACACCTCCTTTATCCAGGCTGCTATCATGGCCTGCCCAAAGGATAGCCGGGTATTGATACCAAAAGGAAGGTACCGGATAACCAGCTTATTCTTAAAGAGCCATTTAAGGCTTGAGCTGGCAGAAGGAGCAGAGCTTTTGGCGGATACGGACCGGTACAAATATCCCAGATTTCCCGGAATGATTGAAAGCTATGACGAAAAAGAGGATTATAATCTGGGAACATGGGAAGGAAATCCACTCCCCATGTTTGCAGGGATCATAACTGGAATCGATGCAGAGGATGTGGTGATTTATGGCCCTGGCCTGATCAATGGACAGGCTTCCTTTGACAACTGGTGGGACAATGTCCGCCAGATGAAGGTGGCATTCCGCCCCCGCACCGTATTTTTGGAGAGGTGTAAAAACGTGGTCCTTCAGGGCTTTTCCTTAAAAAACAGCCCTGCCTGGGTGCTTCATCCATATTTCAGCCAGGATTTAAAATTCTTAAATCTGGATATTGAAAATCCGGCGGATTCTCCCAACACCGATGGCCTGGACCCGGAATCCTGCAAGGATGTGGAAATACTGGGCCTGCATTTTTCTTTAGGAGACGACTGCATTGCGGTCAAGTCCGGAAAAATATACATGGGCCGTAAATATCAGACACCGTCTGAAAACATCCTGATCCGCCAGTGCCTTATGGAAAACGGTCACGGGGCCGTTACCGTGGGAAGCGAAGTGGGCGCAGGCGTTAAAAATATCCGGGTGGAGTGCTGTCTGTTCCGTAATACGGACAGAGGCCTCCGGATCAAGACAAGAAGAGGCAGAGGAAAGGATTCTGTGCTTTCTGATATTTATTTTGACCATATCCACATGGATCACGTTATGACGCCTTTTGTTGTAAACAGCTTTTATTTCTGTGATCCCGACGGAAAGTCCGATTATGTACAGTGCCGTGAGGCCCTGACCGTGGATGAGAGGACCCCTGAGATCAAGAGGCTTTCCTTTACCAACATTAAGGCGGAAAACTGCCATGTGGCGGCTTCCTTCCTCTATGGGCTTCCGGAAAGGAAAATTGAACGAATTGAATTTAAAAACGTTGATATTTCCTTTGCTGACAATGCAAAGGCAGGAGCGCCCGCCATGCTGTCGGGAGTGGAAGATTGCAGGAAAAAAGGCTTTCTCATCAGCAATGTGGATACCCTGATCTGTGATCATGTGAAGATTTCCGGACAGGAAGGGGAAGCCTTTGAGCTGAGTGACATCAATCATTATGAAGTGAGATAA
- a CDS encoding UxaA family hydrolase has translation MQDFIKIHSGDNVAVALKPLSSGTAAEIDGNTVTLLEDIPQGHKFALADIPAGSSVIKYGCAIGMAKEDIKTGAWIHTHNLKTGLGDLLTYTYDRQETAVAPTAERFFQGYRRPEGKVGVRNEIWIIPTVGCVNNIATALERMAKKYVGGTIDEVAAFPHPYGCSQMGDDQEYTRTILADLINHPNAGGVLVLGLGCENSNIAELKPYIGDYDERRVKFLAAQESEDEMADAMELIGQLAEYAATFRREPISCSELVIGMKCGGSDGLSGITANPTVGAFSDMLVSKGGTTILTEVPEMFGAETLLMNRSQNEEVFEKTVDLINDFKNYFTSHNQTIYENPSPGNKKGGISTLEDKSLGCVQKSGSAPVMDVLKYGEPVRTKGLNLLSAPGNDLVASTALAASGAHIVLFTTGRGTPFACPVPTMKISTNTALSTKKNNWIDFNCGVLVEDTDMDTLKNQFFDFVIEVASGKKVKSEEAGFHDMAIFKQGVTL, from the coding sequence ATGCAGGATTTTATCAAAATTCATTCCGGAGACAATGTTGCAGTCGCATTAAAACCGCTTTCTTCCGGCACTGCCGCGGAGATTGACGGAAACACTGTTACGCTTCTGGAAGATATTCCACAGGGCCACAAGTTTGCCCTCGCCGATATACCTGCCGGCTCATCCGTCATCAAATACGGCTGTGCCATTGGCATGGCAAAGGAAGATATTAAGACAGGGGCCTGGATTCACACACACAATTTAAAAACAGGTTTGGGGGATTTACTGACTTATACTTACGACAGACAGGAAACAGCCGTTGCTCCTACTGCCGAACGATTCTTTCAGGGTTACCGCAGACCGGAGGGAAAAGTGGGCGTGCGCAATGAAATCTGGATCATTCCTACGGTTGGCTGTGTCAATAACATAGCCACTGCACTGGAACGCATGGCAAAGAAGTACGTTGGCGGCACCATTGACGAGGTTGCGGCATTTCCACATCCCTATGGCTGTTCCCAGATGGGCGATGACCAGGAATATACCCGGACCATTCTGGCTGATTTGATCAACCATCCAAATGCAGGCGGTGTTCTGGTCCTGGGCCTTGGCTGTGAAAACAGCAACATTGCCGAGCTGAAACCCTATATCGGAGATTACGATGAACGCAGGGTAAAGTTCCTGGCAGCTCAGGAGTCCGAGGATGAAATGGCTGATGCCATGGAGCTCATTGGGCAGCTGGCTGAATATGCAGCCACGTTCCGCAGGGAGCCCATAAGCTGCAGCGAACTCGTCATCGGTATGAAATGCGGCGGTTCCGACGGTTTATCCGGAATTACAGCCAATCCCACGGTAGGGGCATTTTCCGATATGCTGGTTTCCAAGGGCGGAACCACCATTCTGACAGAGGTTCCCGAAATGTTCGGTGCGGAAACCCTTCTCATGAACCGCAGCCAGAATGAAGAAGTCTTTGAAAAGACCGTGGACTTAATCAATGATTTTAAAAACTATTTTACCAGCCATAACCAGACCATATACGAAAATCCCTCCCCAGGCAACAAAAAGGGCGGCATCTCCACACTGGAAGACAAATCCTTAGGCTGCGTCCAGAAATCCGGCAGCGCTCCGGTCATGGATGTCTTAAAATACGGAGAACCGGTACGTACCAAGGGGTTAAATCTCTTAAGCGCTCCAGGCAATGACTTAGTGGCCTCTACGGCTCTGGCCGCTTCCGGCGCCCACATTGTCCTGTTTACTACAGGCCGCGGAACCCCATTTGCCTGTCCGGTGCCTACCATGAAGATTTCCACCAACACCGCCTTAAGCACAAAGAAGAATAACTGGATTGATTTTAACTGCGGAGTACTGGTGGAGGATACGGATATGGATACCCTTAAAAACCAATTCTTTGATTTTGTCATTGAAGTGGCTTCCGGCAAAAAGGTGAAATCCGAAGAGGCAGGCTTCCACGACATGGCTATCTTTAAACAGGGTGTGACCTTATAA
- the greA gene encoding transcription elongation factor GreA, with protein sequence MVDKKNILTYEGLKRYEDELQNLKVVKRKEVAQKIKEAREQGDLSENAEYDAAKDEQRDIELRIEELEKLLKNAEVVVEDEIDLDKINIGCKVKVYDVDEDEEMEFKIVGSTEANSLQNKISNESPVGHALIGKKVGDVVDVETQSGVIQYKVLEIQRVS encoded by the coding sequence ATGGTAGACAAGAAAAATATTTTAACCTACGAAGGCCTTAAAAGATACGAGGATGAGCTTCAGAATTTAAAAGTAGTGAAACGAAAAGAGGTCGCCCAGAAGATCAAGGAAGCCAGAGAACAGGGCGATTTATCCGAGAACGCTGAATATGATGCTGCAAAGGATGAGCAGAGGGATATTGAGCTGCGTATCGAAGAGCTGGAGAAGCTCCTGAAGAATGCAGAGGTCGTGGTAGAGGATGAGATTGATTTAGATAAGATTAACATTGGCTGCAAGGTAAAAGTCTACGATGTTGACGAGGACGAAGAGATGGAATTCAAAATTGTGGGTTCCACGGAGGCAAACAGCCTTCAAAATAAAATTTCCAACGAATCCCCGGTAGGTCATGCCCTCATCGGCAAGAAAGTGGGAGATGTGGTAGACGTAGAGACACAGTCCGGAGTGATCCAGTATAAGGTATTGGAAATCCAGAGAGTGTCTTAG
- a CDS encoding DUF3888 domain-containing protein yields MKNRKNLIVYLALLWFLLLLISANFINNYKIQSTFNINATSPTELKDELIIALFIEYITSASNGFYDEYFTMTPAIFNYEIKVQKILKEHGNINITFGITPMIGAHDPVGYDEASFQIDSSGNKTFISFVHIKTYDIPNHLKDMIKKALP; encoded by the coding sequence ATGAAAAATCGGAAGAATTTAATTGTATACTTGGCTTTATTATGGTTCTTATTATTATTGATATCTGCCAATTTTATCAACAATTATAAAATTCAAAGCACATTTAATATTAATGCCACTTCCCCCACTGAGTTAAAGGATGAATTAATAATAGCATTATTTATTGAGTATATTACATCCGCCTCAAATGGCTTCTATGACGAATATTTTACAATGACCCCAGCTATTTTTAATTATGAAATAAAAGTTCAAAAGATCTTAAAGGAACATGGAAATATAAATATTACTTTTGGTATTACTCCAATGATAGGGGCGCATGATCCAGTTGGTTATGACGAAGCATCATTTCAGATAGATTCATCTGGGAATAAAACATTTATTAGCTTTGTACATATAAAAACATATGACATTCCCAATCATCTAAAGGATATGATAAAGAAAGCCTTACCTTAA
- a CDS encoding DUF6145 family protein, with protein MEQDGDNVVLCGANSYEQKYYFNQQFSSLPESIKQELQIMCVLYTEDVGGILVLEYDEEGTLEFKVTAEEGDYLFDEIGSVLKIKQYRKEKRELLEALEMYYRVFYLGEELEGGE; from the coding sequence ATGGAGCAGGATGGAGACAATGTGGTGCTTTGCGGTGCCAATTCCTATGAGCAGAAATATTATTTTAACCAGCAGTTTTCAAGCCTCCCGGAAAGCATTAAGCAGGAGCTTCAGATCATGTGTGTGCTTTATACCGAAGATGTGGGAGGAATCCTTGTTTTGGAATACGATGAGGAGGGCACTCTGGAATTTAAGGTGACGGCAGAAGAAGGAGATTACCTGTTTGATGAGATCGGAAGCGTGCTGAAGATCAAACAGTACCGGAAGGAGAAACGGGAACTTTTGGAAGCCCTGGAAATGTATTACCGGGTGTTTTATCTGGGAGAAGAATTGGAAGGCGGAGAATAA
- a CDS encoding carbohydrate ABC transporter permease: MKSKGIRQVLADNAGFFFVLPWLIGFILFKVYPFASSLYYSFTNYDLFNGITKTGMMNYNKIFTDSDIKKAFFVTFKYAIFDVPLKLMFALFVAYILNFKLKGVNFFRTAYYIPSILGGSIAIAILWRAVFNTDGLINAALGVFGFEKINWMASGGGAMAVIVLLRVWQFGSAMVIFLAALKGVSEDLYEAASIDGAGKWTQFFKITVPLITPVIFYNLITQLCQAFQEFNGPFLVTKGGPDGATTLISILIYNNAFLRHKMGMASAQAWMLFLIVMTFTAVAFISQKKWVYYSDEDGR, translated from the coding sequence ATGAAGTCAAAGGGTATCCGCCAGGTCCTGGCAGATAATGCAGGATTCTTTTTCGTCTTACCATGGCTGATCGGATTTATACTGTTCAAGGTTTATCCGTTCGCCTCTTCACTGTACTATAGCTTTACGAACTATGACCTGTTTAACGGAATTACAAAAACAGGCATGATGAATTACAATAAGATATTCACCGATTCCGATATTAAAAAGGCGTTTTTTGTTACGTTCAAATATGCGATTTTTGATGTGCCGTTAAAGCTTATGTTCGCATTATTCGTTGCATACATACTGAACTTTAAACTGAAAGGAGTCAATTTCTTCCGTACCGCATATTATATTCCTTCGATTCTGGGCGGATCCATTGCCATCGCTATCCTGTGGAGAGCCGTATTCAACACAGACGGTCTGATCAATGCAGCCCTTGGCGTATTTGGTTTTGAAAAGATCAACTGGATGGCAAGCGGGGGAGGCGCAATGGCTGTTATCGTACTCTTAAGAGTCTGGCAGTTTGGCTCTGCCATGGTTATTTTCCTTGCGGCCTTAAAGGGCGTTTCCGAGGATCTGTATGAGGCAGCTTCCATTGACGGGGCAGGAAAATGGACACAGTTCTTTAAAATCACCGTGCCCTTAATCACACCGGTTATTTTCTATAACCTGATCACCCAGCTGTGCCAGGCGTTCCAGGAATTCAACGGACCATTCCTTGTAACAAAGGGCGGACCGGACGGAGCAACCACTTTAATCTCCATTTTGATTTACAACAATGCATTCCTGCGTCACAAGATGGGTATGGCAAGTGCACAGGCATGGATGCTGTTCCTCATTGTCATGACCTTTACAGCGGTAGCATTTATAAGCCAGAAGAAATGGGTTTACTATTCAGATGAGGACGGGAGGTAG
- a CDS encoding tagaturonate reductase yields MEKLCYETLEKLGFDGYLLKEAPERVLQFGEGNFLRAFVDYFIDVLNEKTGFNSKVVLCQPIAPGLADMINQQEGLYTLFLRGFENGQKVNDKRVISCVSRCLNPYTDYETVLACADNPDLRFIACNTTEAGITYDPSCQFTDVPADSYPGKLTQFLYRRFEKLGKETGKGFVILSCELIDNNGKELEKCVLKYAEQWNLGGEFIDWIKAENIFCSTLVDRIVTGYPRNEAAAICEELGYEDNIIDTGEVFGFWVIEGPDSLKKELPFEEAGLPVIICNDHKPYKQRKVRILNGAHTSFVLGAYLAGQDIVRNCMEDEVICGFMNKTIYDEIIPTLTLPKEELMSFAASVTERFKNPFIDHALLSISLNSTSKWKARVMPSLKSYVENTGTLPKCITASFAFYIAFYNGMNLTDDGLVAARPAGDEYTVKDDKPILQFFYDHKDDDAASLVHAVCTNADFWDEDLSEITGFEDAVTGYLKDLKEKGAYEVMKDCLN; encoded by the coding sequence ATGGAAAAGTTATGTTATGAAACACTGGAAAAGCTTGGGTTTGACGGATACCTTTTAAAGGAGGCTCCTGAGCGTGTGCTGCAGTTCGGCGAGGGTAACTTCTTAAGGGCGTTTGTGGACTACTTTATCGACGTTTTGAATGAAAAGACCGGATTCAACTCCAAGGTTGTCTTATGCCAGCCCATTGCACCAGGTCTCGCAGATATGATCAACCAACAGGAAGGACTTTATACTCTTTTCCTCCGTGGTTTTGAAAACGGGCAGAAGGTAAATGACAAGCGTGTGATCTCCTGTGTAAGCAGATGCTTAAATCCTTATACGGATTATGAGACCGTACTTGCCTGTGCGGATAATCCTGATCTGCGTTTTATTGCCTGCAATACCACCGAAGCAGGTATTACCTATGATCCTTCCTGCCAGTTTACAGATGTCCCGGCTGACAGCTACCCTGGAAAACTGACTCAGTTCCTTTACAGAAGATTTGAAAAGTTGGGAAAGGAAACTGGAAAGGGTTTTGTCATCCTCTCCTGCGAGCTGATAGATAATAACGGAAAAGAACTGGAAAAATGTGTTTTAAAATACGCTGAGCAATGGAACCTTGGGGGGGAATTCATTGACTGGATCAAAGCAGAGAACATCTTCTGCTCCACTCTGGTAGACCGCATCGTTACCGGGTATCCGAGAAATGAAGCTGCTGCCATTTGCGAGGAATTAGGCTATGAGGATAACATCATTGATACAGGCGAAGTCTTTGGATTCTGGGTCATCGAGGGACCGGACAGCTTAAAGAAAGAACTGCCCTTTGAAGAAGCAGGCCTTCCTGTTATCATCTGTAACGACCATAAGCCATATAAGCAGAGAAAAGTCCGCATATTAAACGGTGCCCACACCTCCTTTGTATTAGGCGCTTACCTTGCGGGACAGGATATTGTCCGCAACTGTATGGAGGACGAAGTGATCTGCGGCTTCATGAATAAGACCATTTACGATGAGATCATCCCTACCCTGACTCTCCCAAAAGAAGAATTAATGAGTTTTGCAGCCTCTGTTACAGAGCGCTTTAAAAACCCGTTTATTGATCATGCCCTGTTATCCATTTCTTTAAATTCCACTTCCAAATGGAAAGCCCGGGTTATGCCTTCTCTTAAGAGTTATGTGGAAAACACAGGCACGCTTCCCAAATGCATAACAGCCTCCTTTGCTTTTTACATCGCATTCTACAACGGAATGAATCTCACGGATGACGGCCTTGTTGCAGCACGTCCTGCCGGTGACGAATACACCGTCAAGGATGATAAGCCGATCCTTCAGTTCTTCTATGATCACAAAGATGACGATGCAGCTTCCCTTGTTCATGCAGTTTGCACCAATGCTGATTTCTGGGATGAGGATTTAAGTGAAATTACAGGATTTGAAGATGCCGTGACAGGGTATTTAAAAGACTTAAAAGAAAAAGGCGCTTATGAAGTTATGAAGGATTGCTTAAACTGA
- a CDS encoding LacI family DNA-binding transcriptional regulator: protein MNIYDIAELAGVSIATVSRVVNDSPRVSERTKQKVRAIMEENGYTPNVFARGLGLDSMKTIGILCPDVSDAYMATAVAHLESRMHEHGYDCILCCSGFEQSVKEKYVSLLLAKRIDALIMVGSTYAGTGEADKKTQYVRDAAKQVPVFLINGYLDSENVYCAYGDDYQATYSVTSQMIETGRQRILFLCDSRSYSATQKLAGYEAALKAHGLPVLGDLKLYVKNRIHTVRDILLERRDLKFDSVVASDDGLAVGAIKYANSKLLKIPEDLCITGFNNSALSICSDPELSSIDNRVEELCNITVDNMMKILLGEKTEVSRNSRVTCRLIKRCTTDF from the coding sequence ATGAACATTTATGATATTGCAGAGCTTGCAGGAGTTTCCATCGCTACCGTGTCTCGGGTGGTGAACGACAGCCCCCGTGTGAGTGAGAGAACAAAGCAGAAGGTCAGAGCGATTATGGAGGAGAACGGCTACACTCCCAATGTATTTGCCAGGGGATTGGGGCTTGATTCAATGAAAACCATCGGGATTTTATGTCCTGATGTGTCAGATGCCTATATGGCTACAGCGGTAGCACATTTAGAGAGCCGCATGCATGAGCATGGTTATGATTGTATTTTGTGCTGCAGCGGATTTGAACAGTCAGTTAAGGAAAAATATGTCAGCCTTCTTCTTGCCAAGCGGATCGATGCGCTCATTATGGTTGGTTCCACTTATGCAGGGACAGGGGAAGCGGATAAAAAAACACAGTATGTCCGGGATGCGGCAAAGCAGGTTCCTGTGTTCCTGATCAATGGTTATCTGGACAGTGAAAATGTATACTGCGCTTATGGGGATGATTATCAGGCAACCTACAGCGTAACCAGCCAGATGATTGAGACAGGGCGGCAGCGGATCTTGTTTCTCTGCGATTCCCGCTCTTACAGCGCAACTCAGAAACTGGCAGGCTATGAAGCCGCTTTAAAAGCTCACGGACTTCCGGTGCTTGGAGATTTAAAGCTTTATGTAAAGAACCGGATCCATACGGTAAGAGATATTCTTCTGGAGCGCCGTGATTTAAAATTTGACAGCGTGGTTGCCTCTGATGACGGCCTTGCTGTGGGAGCGATTAAATATGCCAATTCAAAACTTTTAAAGATTCCGGAAGATCTGTGCATTACCGGATTTAATAATTCTGCCCTGTCCATATGCAGCGATCCTGAGCTTTCTTCCATTGATAACAGGGTGGAGGAACTATGCAACATCACCGTTGATAATATGATGAAGATCCTTTTGGGAGAAAAGACAGAAGTCAGCAGGAACAGCCGGGTGACATGCCGGCTGATTAAGCGGTGTACCACGGATTTTTAA
- a CDS encoding carbohydrate ABC transporter permease — MTRETKRKISAVIRYTLLIAVGLVMVYPLVWMVGATFKTNSEIFTSAWFWPKKPVSDGYTNAFVDYGGKINLIKSMLNTYKIIAPKVLFTVVSATITAYGFGRFEFKGKGILFSLMISTLFLPQVVLNAPQYIMFNKWGWTNSYLPLVIPSLFAGDTYFLFMLIQFLRGVPKELEEAAKIDGCSSIKTLWYVIVPMLKPSLVSVALFQFMWTSNDFMGPLIYISDMPKYTNSIYLRMSMDGDVGFQWNRILAMSLISIIPSLIVFFCAQEAFIDGIAAGGVKG, encoded by the coding sequence ATGACGAGAGAGACAAAGAGAAAGATCAGTGCAGTCATCCGTTATACATTGCTGATTGCAGTTGGCCTTGTTATGGTATATCCTTTAGTCTGGATGGTGGGTGCTACCTTTAAGACAAATTCGGAAATTTTCACCAGTGCCTGGTTCTGGCCTAAAAAGCCTGTATCCGACGGTTATACCAACGCATTTGTAGATTACGGCGGAAAGATCAATCTGATCAAATCCATGCTCAATACTTATAAAATAATTGCACCAAAGGTTCTTTTTACAGTGGTTTCCGCTACGATTACGGCTTATGGTTTCGGAAGGTTTGAATTCAAGGGAAAAGGAATCCTGTTTTCTCTTATGATTTCCACCCTGTTCCTGCCCCAGGTAGTCTTAAATGCCCCCCAGTATATCATGTTTAATAAATGGGGCTGGACCAATTCCTACTTACCGCTGGTGATTCCATCCCTGTTTGCAGGCGATACGTACTTTTTGTTCATGCTGATTCAGTTTTTAAGAGGCGTGCCAAAGGAATTGGAAGAAGCCGCCAAGATCGATGGCTGCAGTTCCATTAAAACCTTGTGGTATGTGATTGTCCCTATGTTAAAGCCATCTCTGGTCTCTGTTGCACTGTTCCAGTTCATGTGGACTTCCAATGACTTTATGGGACCGCTTATTTATATTTCCGATATGCCCAAATATACAAACTCCATTTATTTGCGCATGTCCATGGATGGTGATGTGGGATTCCAGTGGAACCGGATTTTGGCAATGTCCTTGATCTCCATCATTCCTTCCCTGATCGTATTCTTCTGCGCCCAGGAAGCCTTTATTGACGGCATCGCGGCCGGAGGAGTTAAGGGATAA